The following are encoded in a window of Castanea sativa cultivar Marrone di Chiusa Pesio chromosome 5, ASM4071231v1 genomic DNA:
- the LOC142635685 gene encoding uncharacterized protein LOC142635685 translates to MKKSTTIFDFFKRKASNSLEANTSDATLPTTNVEENPDAPIEENLNIPIEENLDVPIEENPDEPVEENLDVHFEENSQTKFQKVDMSSLQLERDPGLRRQIYTYHVDQRDEIRRRYITLGPYQPRFKKILKSKKGRSFQGSWYEDDRFKPWLEYSPKKDAAFCLLCFLFHKPTGHDGQNAFTVNGFKNWKKVRNGESCSFSLHMGKDLNSTHRFAHKACQDLMNQSQHIDRVVGNFTSEQIVNNRVRLKASIDVVRHLALQAIAFRGRDESSTSTNRGNFLTTLDLMVSYNNNVVEIMAKAPKNATYTSPQIQKEILHVISTRVKKAIREEIGDAKFCILVDEARDESMKEQMAVVLRYVDTTGFVRERFYGIVHVVDTAAVTLKKEIYYLLSNQCLDIQNIRGQGYDGASNMRGEWNGLQALILNDCPYAYYIHCFAHRLQLALVGASKAVVPLNRFFNKLILVINNIRASCKRIEQLKIARASDIAYLIDIEDLETGKGLNQMVTLQRPGDTRWGSHYKSVSNLIKLFSPTCEVLLKIMDEGNSSQKVEAESAYEVLISFEFVFILHFVNETMGITDKLCQALQNQSQDILNAMHLVSSTKKLIQQFRDEKWDDLLATVISFCKKRGIDIPDMNARYVARFGRSRHQQEDFKNEHYYKVDIFNAGIDSQLQELNHRFSEHAMELLTLSSALDPREAYESFRVSDICSLVDKFYPIDFTDDEKNDLKKELDLYKYDVVQHSGFKNLKNISELCQWMVRTRKSEIYPLICRVVKLVLTLPVSTATTERAFSAMNVIKTDLRNKMEDEFLLDAMMLFIERDIAVTISTDSIIDDFEDLKRRRVPFS, encoded by the coding sequence aTGAAAAAGTCAACtaccatatttgattttttcaaaagaaaagctTCAAATAGTTTAGAAGCTAATACTAGCGATGCAACATTGCCAACCACTAATGTTGAGGAAAATCCTGATGCCCCAATTGAGGAAAATCTCAACATCCCAATTGAGGAAAATCTCGATGTCCCAATTGAGGAAAATCCTGATGAACCTGTTGAGGAAAATCTTGATGTCCATTTTGAGGAAAATtctcaaacaaaatttcaaaaggtTGATATGAGTTCGTTGCAATTAGAACGTGATCCTGGATTGCGTAGACAAATATATACTTATCATGTTGATCAACGAGATGAGATCCGGCGACGTTACATTACGTTGGGTCCATACCAGCCtcgttttaaaaaaattttaaaatctaagaaGGGTCGAAGCTTTCAAGGTTCTTGGTATGAAGATGATCGCTTTAAGCCATGGCTTGAATATTCTCCTAAAAAAGATGCCGCTTTTTGTCTACTCTGCTTTCTCTTTCATAAGCCAACTGGGCATGATGGACAAAATGCATTCACAGTTAACGGATTTAAGAATTGGAAGAAAGTGAGAAATGGTGAAAGCTGTTCTTTTAGTCTTCATATGGGGAAAGATCTTAACTCCACTCATAGATTTGCCCATAAAGCGTGCCAGGATTTGATGAACCAGTCTCAACACATAGATAGGGTAGTGGGCAATTTCACTTCAGAACAAATTGTAAATAATCGAGTACGATTGAAGGCTTCAATTGATGTTGTTCGACATCTTGCCTTGCAAGCTATTGCTTTTAGAGGTCGAGATGAAAGCTCTACTTCAACCAATCGGGGAAACTTTCTTACGACATTGGATTTGATGGTGAGCtataataataatgttgttGAAATAATGGCAAAAGCTCCAAAAAATGCCACCTACACATCACctcaaattcaaaaagaaattctaCATGTTATTTCAACCAGAGTGAAGAAGGCAATTAGGGAAGAAATTGGTGATGCAAAGTTTTGCATATTGGTTGATGAAGCTCGTGATGAGTCCATGAAAGAGCAAATGGCTGTGGTTTTAAGATATGTTGATACAACTGGCTTTGTGCGAGAACGATTTTATGGGATTGTTCATGTTGTTGACACTGCAGCAGTGACCCTTAAAAAGGAGATATATTATTTGCTCTCTAATCAGTGCTTAGATATCCAAAACATTCGGGGGCAAGGATATGATGGTGCAAGCAACATGCGGGGTGAGTGGAATGGATTAcaagctttgattttgaatgattGTCCATATGCTTACTACATTCATTGTTTTGCACATCGTTTACAATTGGCATTAGTAGGAGCATCGAAAGCAGTTGTCCCTcttaatagattttttaataaattgattTTGGTTATCAATAATATTCGTGCTTCATGCAAACGTATTGAGCAATTAAAAATTGCTAGAGCTTCTGACATTGcatatttgattgatattgaaGATCTTGAGACTGGGAAAGGACTTAATCAGATGGTCACTTTACAGCGACCTGGAGATACTCGTTGGGGTTCGCATTATAAATCAGTTTCTAACTTGATAAAGTTGTTTAGTCCAACATGTGAAGTTCTACTGAAAATCATGGATGAAGGAAATTCTTCACAAAAAGTAGAAGCAGAGTCTGCTTATGAGgtattaatttcatttgaatttgtctTCATCTTGCATTTTGTTAATGAAACTATGGGAATCACTGATAAACTTTGTCAAGCTttgcaaaaccaatcacaaGACATTTTAAATGCTATGCATTTAGTTTCATCCACTAAAAAGCTTATTCAACAATTTAGAGATGAGAAATGGGATGACTTACTAGCTACTGTGATATCATTTTGTAAGAAACGTGGTATAGATATCCCTGATATGAATGCTCGTTATGTTGCAAGATTTGGTCGATCTCGTCATCAACAAGAGGACTTTAAAAATGAGCATTATTATAAAGTAGATATTTTTAATGCAGGAATAGATTCTCAATTACAGGAACTAAATCATCGGTTTAGCGAGCATGCCATGGAGTTACTTACGCTTAGCTCAGCTCTAGACCCTCGAGAGGCATATGAATCTTTTCGAGTTAGTGATATTTGTTCATTGGTAGATAAATTTTATCCAATAGACTTCACAGATGATGAAAAGAATGATTTGAAAAAGGAACTTGATCTTTATAAGTATGATGTAGTTCAGCATTCAGGgttcaagaatttgaaaaatatttctgaATTGTGTCAATGGATGGTGAGAACTAGAAAATCAGAAATCTATCCGCTTATTTGTAGAGTGGTCAAGCTTGTGCTTACTCTTCCCGTTTCTACTGCAACTACAGAGCGAGCATTTTCAGCTATGAATGTCATCAAAACTGACCTTCGCAACAAAATGGAAGATGAGTTTTTGTTAGACGCTATGATGTTATTCATTGAAAGGGACATTGCTGTGACAATTAGTACGGATTCAATCATAGATGATTTCGAAGATTTAAAAAGACGGCGAGTtccattttcataa